From Synergistaceae bacterium, a single genomic window includes:
- the guaA gene encoding glutamine-hydrolyzing GMP synthase, producing MMEKKNKILILDCGSQYTQLIARRVRELGVFSEILFWDAAEDKINETVPAGIIISGGPRSVLDKDSPFIPMSVLKSGIPILGICYGMQILAHQFGGKVQRGSAAEYGRARVRLLGRGRVFDKLADEKILDVWMSHWDQVVGLPDGFVATAVSESGALAGFESSDGRISGLQFHPEVVHTPKGSEILSAFLFDICGCTADWDLGHNWIDREIEKIRNMVGSGRVICGLSGGVDSTVSAVITSRAVGKNLFCIFVDHGMLRKDEGRQVMETYKSLHLNVRYVDAEERFLKALAGVTDPEEKRKIIGELFIRVFEEEARRIGGSDWLLQGTIYPDVVESGHGGGGVIKSHHNVGGLPDDMKMQLLEPLRDLFKDEVRAVGKVLGIEPHFLQRHPFPGPGLAVRCLGELKKERLDVLREADAIFIEEIRKFGLYDEIWQAFCTLLPVRSVGVVGDVRTYGETIALRAVASLDAMTAEWVHLPYELLDTVSRRICNEVPHVNRIVFDVTSKPPATIEWE from the coding sequence ATGATGGAAAAAAAGAATAAAATACTTATCCTTGACTGCGGTTCTCAATACACACAACTTATAGCCAGGCGTGTCAGAGAACTTGGCGTCTTCAGTGAGATACTTTTCTGGGACGCTGCAGAGGATAAAATCAATGAAACGGTTCCGGCAGGAATTATTATTTCCGGGGGGCCACGCAGCGTGCTTGACAAAGATTCTCCCTTCATTCCGATGTCTGTACTGAAATCAGGGATCCCAATACTTGGCATATGCTACGGAATGCAGATCCTTGCTCATCAGTTTGGAGGCAAGGTCCAGCGTGGCAGCGCCGCCGAGTACGGGCGTGCCAGGGTCAGGCTGCTTGGCCGCGGCCGCGTGTTCGATAAACTTGCTGACGAGAAGATCCTCGATGTATGGATGAGCCACTGGGATCAGGTCGTCGGACTTCCTGACGGATTTGTTGCGACGGCCGTCAGTGAGAGCGGAGCCCTTGCCGGCTTTGAGTCATCTGACGGCAGGATAAGCGGTCTGCAGTTCCATCCGGAAGTCGTACACACGCCGAAGGGAAGCGAGATACTTTCGGCCTTCCTCTTTGATATATGCGGCTGCACGGCCGATTGGGACCTTGGGCACAACTGGATAGACCGCGAAATAGAGAAGATACGCAACATGGTAGGGAGCGGCAGGGTAATCTGCGGTCTATCCGGGGGAGTGGATTCAACTGTCTCGGCTGTTATCACTTCCAGGGCAGTCGGAAAGAATCTTTTCTGTATTTTTGTCGACCATGGGATGCTACGTAAAGATGAGGGCAGACAGGTCATGGAGACATACAAATCCTTGCATCTCAACGTTCGCTATGTCGATGCTGAGGAGCGATTCCTCAAAGCCTTGGCAGGAGTAACTGACCCTGAGGAAAAGCGCAAAATTATCGGAGAGCTATTCATACGTGTGTTTGAGGAAGAGGCGCGCAGAATAGGCGGCTCGGACTGGCTGCTTCAGGGGACCATATATCCGGATGTTGTTGAGAGCGGTCACGGCGGAGGGGGAGTCATCAAGAGCCACCATAATGTCGGAGGATTGCCTGATGATATGAAAATGCAGCTCCTTGAGCCACTCAGAGATCTTTTTAAGGACGAAGTAAGGGCCGTGGGAAAGGTTCTTGGTATTGAACCGCATTTTCTGCAGCGCCATCCTTTCCCCGGCCCCGGGCTTGCCGTGCGCTGCCTCGGTGAACTCAAGAAAGAGAGGCTGGATGTTTTGCGCGAGGCGGATGCGATATTTATAGAGGAGATACGAAAATTCGGACTCTACGACGAGATATGGCAGGCGTTCTGCACGCTGCTGCCGGTCCGCAGCGTAGGAGTTGTCGGCGACGTGAGGACATACGGTGAGACTATAGCTCTTCGTGCGGTAGCATCGCTTGACGCAATGACAGCAGAATGGGTGCACCTGCCTTATGAGCTTTTGGATACAGTCTCACGCCGTATCTGCAATGAGGTCCCGCATGTCAACCGTATCGTTTTTGATGTTACGAGCAAGCCGCCTGCAACGATAGAGTGGGAATGA
- the larB gene encoding nickel pincer cofactor biosynthesis protein LarB → MKSKAAEVRLDFARRERKGFSEVIFCPGKSDEQLRVIAEDINTKRLDTAFSRMSVEQYELIASVISPFRYDPVSRLGMTGYNRIEPNGSAIVVLSAGSTDVPVAEEAAGIAEFSGCAVKRFYDVGVAGIHRLLEVLPEVCEADAVIVAAGMDGALPSVVAGLVPSLVIGLPTSVGYGIAENGKTALRSMLCSCSPGLVVVNIDNGIGAGLAAVMAVCRK, encoded by the coding sequence ATGAAATCTAAGGCAGCGGAAGTCAGACTTGATTTTGCGAGGAGAGAAAGAAAGGGGTTTTCTGAGGTTATTTTCTGCCCCGGAAAGTCCGATGAGCAGTTGCGTGTAATTGCGGAAGATATAAATACAAAAAGGCTGGATACTGCCTTCAGCAGGATGAGCGTTGAGCAGTATGAGCTTATTGCGTCTGTTATCTCTCCGTTCCGTTATGATCCTGTTTCGCGGCTGGGAATGACAGGGTACAACAGAATAGAACCTAACGGATCTGCCATTGTTGTGTTGTCTGCTGGCAGCACAGATGTTCCTGTGGCGGAAGAGGCGGCAGGCATAGCGGAATTTTCGGGCTGTGCTGTCAAGCGTTTTTACGACGTCGGAGTAGCTGGTATCCACAGGCTCTTAGAAGTGCTGCCTGAAGTATGTGAAGCTGACGCTGTCATAGTGGCGGCAGGCATGGACGGGGCTCTTCCAAGTGTAGTCGCTGGTCTGGTGCCTTCGCTGGTGATTGGGTTGCCTACATCCGTGGGCTATGGGATAGCTGAAAACGGTAAGACAGCTCTTCGTTCAATGTTGTGTTCTTGCAGCCCAGGCCTTGTTGTCGTTAACATAGACAACGGGATAGGTGCTGGACTTGCGGCTGTTATGGCGGTATGTAGGAAATAA
- a CDS encoding AI-2E family transporter, protein MKDERYFVISNKIKESVVPFVLLLLFFLLLTYIIISPLARPLLWSGVLSYFAYPFYKYVHGKIFKGGYANIAAGLTTAAILFFMFIPMLLLGLFLIKEFVKVYAAIMESGFLRGPYSDILLRFRDVPILGSLISKFDFLRGMPILESIVGSTINWATGVARVISKGIVGNAFKIFYLLAVVTVSSFFFVRDGHKIFPYIKDIIPLPTEARDSFVNRAAKMLRAVVYGIIFTAGVQGCLGGFGWWFVGLSHPILFGFLMFITGMIPFVGTPIVWIPGSIVLLLQNDISGALMLLGWGVGVVSMVDNFIRPYFISEESKIHMLVIFIGIFGGLFNWGFLGLFIGPIILSLGIFMLDIYKAIVAEQSIGTLPDDKLSDEERTT, encoded by the coding sequence TTGAAAGATGAAAGATATTTTGTAATATCAAATAAAATCAAAGAGAGTGTAGTTCCTTTTGTGCTGCTTCTCCTGTTTTTTCTGTTGCTGACATATATTATCATCTCTCCTCTTGCACGGCCGCTGCTATGGTCCGGAGTGCTTTCATATTTCGCATACCCGTTCTATAAATATGTACACGGAAAAATTTTTAAAGGCGGCTATGCAAATATAGCAGCCGGGCTTACGACTGCAGCGATACTTTTTTTTATGTTTATTCCGATGCTTCTTCTGGGGCTTTTTCTGATTAAGGAGTTTGTTAAAGTATATGCGGCGATAATGGAGAGCGGTTTTCTCAGAGGTCCATACAGTGATATCCTGCTCAGGTTCAGGGATGTTCCAATACTTGGCAGCCTCATATCTAAATTTGATTTTCTCCGCGGTATGCCGATACTGGAGTCTATAGTAGGCAGCACTATCAACTGGGCTACCGGAGTTGCAAGAGTTATTTCCAAAGGAATAGTGGGGAATGCGTTCAAAATTTTCTATCTGCTGGCAGTAGTGACTGTCTCATCGTTTTTTTTTGTCAGGGACGGGCATAAGATCTTTCCCTATATAAAGGATATCATACCGCTCCCAACCGAGGCCAGAGATAGTTTTGTTAACAGGGCTGCAAAGATGTTGAGGGCAGTTGTGTACGGCATTATATTCACGGCAGGCGTACAGGGTTGCCTGGGTGGGTTTGGCTGGTGGTTTGTCGGGCTTTCGCACCCGATTTTATTTGGTTTTCTTATGTTTATAACAGGGATGATACCATTTGTCGGTACGCCCATTGTTTGGATACCGGGCTCCATTGTCCTGCTTTTGCAGAATGACATCTCAGGAGCCCTTATGCTTCTTGGGTGGGGGGTTGGTGTAGTAAGCATGGTGGACAACTTCATCAGACCTTACTTTATATCTGAGGAGAGCAAAATACATATGCTTGTAATATTTATAGGCATCTTTGGCGGGCTTTTCAACTGGGGTTTTCTTGGGTTGTTTATCGGTCCGATTATTTTATCGCTTGGTATTTTTATGCTTGATATATACAAGGCCATAGTGGCGGAGCAAAGCATCGGTACATTGCCAGATGACAAATTATCAGATGAGGAGCGGACAACATGA
- a CDS encoding molybdopterin-guanine dinucleotide biosynthesis protein MobB, translated as MIKIIAVSGYKNSGKTTLCRKLLAELQKLGIRTGYIKRTCENVLMNEKTDTGSVTDMGTRTLLWGKDGLRCEAPADETTTPQCIASRYFPDAELLILEGGKELEIPKIWVCSHGEKALDHPGIFLVYDRFGTGDGEKIFSEGDEAAIAERLSRLVRGAAYRSSKVYIGDAPLPMKGFVADFIRGGILGMIASLKGANNTDAQVRVYLDANTEGKNI; from the coding sequence ATGATAAAAATAATTGCTGTGTCAGGTTATAAAAACAGCGGTAAAACGACGCTCTGCAGAAAACTGCTTGCTGAGCTACAAAAACTTGGGATAAGAACGGGTTATATCAAAAGGACTTGCGAAAATGTCCTAATGAATGAAAAGACTGACACAGGCTCTGTAACTGATATGGGAACAAGAACGCTGCTGTGGGGGAAAGACGGGCTTAGGTGTGAAGCTCCAGCCGATGAGACAACGACACCTCAGTGTATAGCTTCGAGATATTTTCCGGACGCTGAGCTACTGATACTTGAAGGCGGCAAAGAACTGGAGATCCCCAAAATATGGGTGTGTTCACATGGGGAGAAGGCGCTTGATCATCCGGGGATATTTCTCGTTTATGACCGCTTTGGTACCGGAGACGGAGAGAAGATATTCAGTGAAGGTGACGAGGCGGCCATTGCCGAAAGGCTGTCAAGACTTGTGCGCGGGGCCGCTTACAGGAGTTCTAAGGTATATATCGGAGATGCCCCTCTGCCGATGAAAGGTTTTGTTGCAGATTTTATAAGAGGAGGGATACTGGGTATGATAGCATCTTTAAAAGGCGCTAATAATACGGATGCCCAGGTAAGGGTTTATCTTGACGCCAACACGGAAGGAAAGAACATTTAG
- a CDS encoding sodium-translocating pyrophosphatase, with translation MGILYIIGGIGVAALLYAAYASGKIRLFKVDNDKINELSGIIQSGAMAFLYREYKALIPFVIIVGALLAWKIGVPSAICFVSGALCSALTGYIGMRVATKANGKTAFAAMSGMNNALAIAFTGGSVMGMTVVGVGLLGILAMFVFFGDPSIITAFGFGASSIALFARVGGGIYTKAADVGADLVGKVEAGIPEDDPRNPAVIADNVGDNVGDIAGMGADLFESYVNSIIASMAIGAIVAGLAGVMYPLMLAAVGIISSILGTFFVRVKEGGDPAKALRYGLGSTGLFMIIGTFFLTRWVFSGDLTLFYAVVSGVLAGILIGAATEYYTSGDYSSVQEIAAASETGSATNILAGLGVGMKSTTIPVMFVCAAILAGVHFGGLYGISCAAVGMLAITGMALSVDAYGPISDNAGGIAEMADLPKEVREITDRLDAVGNTTAAVGKGLAIGSAALTALALFVTYAQATNLSAIDLKDPRVMVGLFIGGLLPFVFSAFSIQAVGRAAEKMIEEVRRQFREIPGIMEGTGRPEYERCIDISTSAALREMVLPGLMAVLVPVIVGFVLGAQALGGLLAGSIVTGVMMAIFMSNAGGAWDNAKKYIEAGHHGGKGTAAHAAAVVGDTVGDPFKDTAGPSLNILIKLMSVVATVLAPLFI, from the coding sequence ATGGGAATTTTGTATATCATAGGAGGCATAGGCGTAGCTGCACTTTTGTATGCAGCATACGCTTCTGGAAAGATTAGGTTATTTAAAGTCGATAATGACAAGATAAATGAACTTTCCGGCATCATTCAGAGCGGGGCAATGGCATTTCTGTACAGGGAATACAAAGCTCTTATACCATTCGTAATTATAGTCGGAGCTTTACTCGCATGGAAAATAGGCGTGCCCAGTGCTATATGCTTTGTCTCAGGAGCACTTTGCAGTGCCCTTACAGGTTACATTGGGATGAGGGTAGCGACTAAGGCGAACGGGAAGACTGCATTTGCTGCAATGAGCGGAATGAACAATGCACTTGCCATCGCGTTTACCGGCGGAAGCGTTATGGGTATGACTGTTGTCGGAGTAGGACTTCTTGGAATTCTTGCAATGTTTGTCTTCTTCGGAGATCCAAGCATCATCACAGCGTTTGGTTTTGGTGCAAGCTCAATAGCGCTTTTTGCGCGTGTCGGGGGCGGTATATATACCAAGGCGGCAGATGTGGGGGCCGACCTTGTCGGTAAAGTAGAGGCCGGCATACCGGAAGATGACCCGCGTAACCCCGCAGTTATAGCTGATAATGTCGGCGACAACGTTGGAGACATTGCAGGCATGGGGGCGGACCTGTTTGAATCCTATGTAAACTCGATCATTGCATCAATGGCAATAGGAGCTATCGTAGCAGGGCTTGCCGGTGTTATGTATCCGCTTATGCTTGCCGCCGTAGGTATTATTTCGTCGATACTGGGGACGTTTTTTGTCCGCGTAAAAGAAGGCGGAGATCCGGCCAAGGCACTTCGTTACGGACTTGGATCAACAGGACTTTTTATGATAATAGGCACATTCTTCCTTACACGCTGGGTTTTCTCAGGAGATCTGACTCTATTTTACGCGGTTGTTTCAGGTGTTCTTGCCGGTATTCTTATAGGTGCGGCAACAGAATATTATACTTCAGGTGATTACAGCAGCGTCCAAGAAATAGCTGCGGCATCAGAAACGGGAAGTGCCACCAACATACTTGCCGGTCTTGGAGTCGGCATGAAATCAACAACTATACCGGTTATGTTTGTCTGTGCAGCTATACTTGCGGGTGTACACTTTGGTGGTCTCTACGGGATCTCATGTGCAGCGGTAGGGATGCTTGCAATAACCGGAATGGCTCTCTCTGTTGACGCTTACGGACCTATATCTGATAACGCCGGTGGGATCGCTGAAATGGCAGACCTCCCCAAAGAAGTTCGCGAAATCACTGACAGACTTGACGCGGTTGGCAATACAACGGCAGCGGTGGGCAAGGGGCTTGCCATCGGATCAGCTGCGCTTACCGCGCTTGCCCTCTTTGTCACGTATGCCCAGGCTACTAATCTTTCAGCAATAGATCTTAAGGACCCGAGGGTTATGGTGGGGCTCTTTATAGGAGGGCTTCTCCCCTTTGTCTTCAGTGCATTCTCCATTCAGGCAGTCGGCCGTGCCGCAGAAAAAATGATTGAAGAAGTACGCCGGCAGTTCCGTGAAATTCCAGGAATAATGGAAGGCACAGGACGTCCCGAATATGAGCGCTGTATTGACATTTCAACATCGGCTGCCTTACGTGAGATGGTCCTTCCCGGGCTGATGGCAGTACTGGTTCCGGTTATAGTAGGTTTTGTCCTTGGTGCACAGGCACTTGGCGGTCTTCTTGCCGGTTCAATTGTAACAGGTGTCATGATGGCGATCTTTATGTCAAACGCAGGCGGGGCATGGGACAATGCCAAGAAGTATATTGAAGCGGGCCATCACGGAGGTAAGGGGACGGCGGCCCATGCAGCGGCAGTAGTAGGAGATACAGTCGGTGACCCGTTTAAAGACACTGCAGGACCCAGCCTAAACATACTTATAAAGCTCATGTCCGTAGTTGCCACGGTCCTTGCTCCGTTGTTTATATAA
- the dnaG gene encoding DNA primase has product MLNDDVREVKSKIDITEIVGDYVALRKNGRTFWGLCPFHSEKTPSFSVSQERQTFHCFGCGKGGDVFTFLMEIDHLEFREALERLAEKAGVKLHARAGINTRDTKACCDINMQALEFFRRALEGSGGEVARAYLMRRSIPPGASRRFELGWAPSSWDALLDHLIKNGFTKSQIIESGLVAQGDNGLYDRFRGRIMFPIYSITDRLIGFGGRILDGDGAKYINSPESPLFNKRNNLYLLNKAKMSIREKGSVILVEGYMDAIRAHLSGFTNTVASLGTALTESQAALIKRITGLCYICYDSDASGQEAALRGMYVLQKQGISVKVVCLSGGKDPDEILLQENGTDIFLSAIEKALPLPLYHAMLRSTEMNIPEKSLAARNDLLDGLASLSVFDVLPYLDKIGQYLGIFSHELKKEIESRQEKVRGRNTRRIPEDDFPGFEESVNKEQPADDLECMFCSLLWESEPLRAEFSPEMVIPFIRDPGIQNIITALLSGDRPEQLETRWRQMGDIRGQNLIARGNGMLARDGLDAGSAYKLADVLRKRCIEDRVFTLRTKMTKGTATEAEQLEYQQLSRILKGGKSGA; this is encoded by the coding sequence ATGCTCAACGATGATGTTCGGGAAGTTAAATCAAAAATTGATATTACGGAAATCGTTGGGGATTATGTTGCGCTGCGTAAAAACGGGCGGACTTTTTGGGGGCTCTGCCCTTTTCACAGTGAAAAAACTCCCTCTTTCAGCGTCTCGCAGGAGAGGCAGACCTTTCACTGTTTCGGGTGCGGCAAGGGCGGGGATGTTTTTACTTTTCTAATGGAGATAGACCATCTTGAATTCAGGGAGGCCCTTGAGCGTTTGGCTGAAAAGGCCGGAGTCAAGCTTCATGCAAGGGCGGGCATAAATACACGGGACACAAAAGCATGTTGCGATATAAACATGCAGGCTCTTGAATTTTTCAGAAGGGCACTTGAGGGGAGCGGCGGTGAGGTTGCCCGCGCTTATCTTATGAGACGCAGCATACCGCCCGGAGCCAGCAGAAGATTTGAACTTGGGTGGGCCCCTTCGTCGTGGGATGCGTTGCTGGATCATCTGATAAAAAATGGTTTCACTAAAAGCCAGATTATTGAAAGCGGCCTTGTGGCGCAGGGTGACAATGGACTCTATGACCGTTTCAGGGGAAGGATTATGTTTCCGATATACAGTATTACAGACAGGCTTATAGGTTTTGGAGGGCGTATCCTTGATGGAGACGGTGCAAAATATATCAATAGTCCAGAAAGCCCGCTTTTTAACAAGAGAAATAACCTATACCTGCTTAACAAAGCTAAAATGTCAATTCGTGAAAAGGGCAGCGTCATATTGGTAGAGGGCTATATGGATGCTATCAGAGCTCATTTGTCCGGTTTCACTAATACTGTAGCGTCGCTTGGCACGGCACTTACCGAATCGCAGGCCGCACTGATCAAAAGGATCACAGGTCTATGTTATATCTGTTATGATTCCGATGCCTCAGGCCAGGAGGCTGCACTTCGGGGTATGTATGTGCTTCAGAAACAGGGTATATCTGTTAAGGTGGTATGTCTGTCAGGAGGCAAGGACCCGGATGAGATACTCCTTCAGGAAAATGGGACCGATATATTCCTGTCAGCTATTGAAAAAGCACTGCCGCTTCCCTTATATCATGCTATGCTGCGAAGTACGGAAATGAATATACCGGAAAAGTCCCTTGCCGCCAGAAATGACCTGCTGGATGGCCTGGCTTCGCTCTCCGTGTTTGACGTACTGCCATATCTTGATAAAATTGGGCAGTACCTTGGTATATTTTCACATGAACTTAAAAAAGAGATAGAATCAAGGCAGGAAAAGGTCAGAGGCAGGAATACGAGGCGTATTCCGGAGGATGATTTTCCCGGTTTTGAAGAGAGTGTCAATAAAGAACAGCCTGCAGATGATCTTGAATGTATGTTCTGCAGTCTGCTTTGGGAAAGCGAACCGCTAAGGGCTGAATTCAGTCCTGAGATGGTTATCCCTTTTATTCGAGATCCAGGCATACAGAATATTATCACGGCACTTCTTTCTGGTGATCGCCCCGAACAGCTGGAGACCAGATGGCGTCAGATGGGGGATATAAGAGGACAGAATCTTATTGCCAGAGGAAACGGGATGCTTGCAAGAGACGGACTTGATGCCGGATCCGCGTACAAGTTGGCTGATGTGTTGAGAAAACGCTGTATAGAGGACAGGGTCTTTACATTGAGGACAAAAATGACAAAGGGAACTGCAACGGAAGCAGAGCAGCTTGAATATCAACAACTGTCCAGAATACTCAAGGGAGGGAAATCCGGGGCATGA
- the rpoD gene encoding RNA polymerase sigma factor RpoD, with product MKTNKLEEKSTAKDKEVMKKEKAVLSEELDVKPFKNFTSEHGLDDGFAADDPDDNFESVDIEAESADSSKITEDIKIICEEEPIVESDAERSDNPEEGDTAEYAAYIDNVRDLLHEGREKGFVTYEDIEKRMPKDFLTADILDNLYMNLMELGVDVVDEPKTKVDPSEGEVMLPTAANTEEMGDLEDLPLSDPVRMYLREIGKILLLTSDDEVMLAKGVEAGDMPCKDRLVEANLRLVVSIAKKYIGRGMLFLDLIQEGNLGLIRAVEKFDYRKGYKFSTYATWWIRQAITRAIADQARTIRIPVHMVETINKLIRVSRQLVQRLGREPTAEEIASEMEIPSDRVEEIQRIAQEPVSLETPIGEEEDSQLGDFLEDKDLPSPEEAAASQILREQLDEMLDDLTDREREVLRLRFGLEDGHAHTLEEVGRRFGVTRERIRQIEAKALRKLRHPSRSKKLKDFLE from the coding sequence ATGAAGACAAATAAGTTGGAAGAAAAGTCCACAGCAAAAGATAAAGAGGTCATGAAAAAGGAGAAAGCCGTACTTTCTGAGGAGCTTGATGTTAAACCTTTTAAAAATTTCACCTCCGAGCATGGTTTGGATGATGGTTTTGCGGCTGATGATCCGGATGATAATTTTGAATCTGTTGACATTGAGGCTGAATCTGCGGACTCATCAAAAATTACAGAGGACATCAAGATAATCTGCGAGGAAGAACCGATCGTGGAATCTGATGCTGAGCGCTCAGATAATCCTGAGGAAGGGGATACCGCCGAATACGCAGCTTATATAGACAATGTTCGTGACCTGCTGCATGAGGGAAGAGAAAAGGGCTTTGTTACTTACGAGGATATAGAAAAACGTATGCCTAAGGACTTTCTTACTGCAGATATCCTGGATAATCTCTATATGAATCTCATGGAGCTTGGCGTTGATGTCGTAGATGAGCCGAAAACGAAGGTCGACCCGTCAGAGGGAGAGGTCATGCTTCCTACAGCGGCTAACACGGAAGAAATGGGGGACCTTGAAGATCTTCCTCTGTCAGATCCGGTACGCATGTATCTGCGAGAGATAGGGAAGATATTGCTTCTCACATCTGATGATGAAGTTATGCTTGCAAAAGGCGTTGAAGCAGGAGATATGCCTTGCAAAGACAGGCTTGTAGAAGCTAATTTAAGGCTTGTCGTCAGCATAGCCAAGAAATATATCGGCCGCGGGATGCTCTTCCTTGATCTGATCCAGGAGGGCAATCTAGGCCTGATAAGAGCTGTCGAAAAATTTGACTACCGCAAGGGGTACAAATTCAGTACCTATGCCACTTGGTGGATCAGACAGGCAATAACGAGGGCGATTGCGGATCAGGCGAGGACAATACGCATACCGGTCCACATGGTAGAGACGATAAATAAACTTATACGCGTATCTCGTCAGCTCGTTCAAAGGTTGGGCAGAGAGCCCACCGCCGAGGAGATCGCGTCAGAGATGGAGATCCCTTCCGACAGAGTGGAGGAGATACAGCGCATTGCACAGGAGCCTGTCTCTCTTGAGACCCCTATCGGAGAGGAAGAGGATAGCCAGCTTGGCGATTTTCTTGAAGATAAAGATCTCCCCAGCCCCGAAGAAGCTGCAGCGAGCCAGATCCTTAGGGAACAGCTTGATGAGATGCTGGATGATCTTACCGACAGAGAGCGTGAGGTTCTGCGCCTCCGGTTTGGTCTGGAGGACGGACACGCGCATACACTCGAGGAAGTGGGACGGCGTTTCGGTGTCACCCGGGAAAGGATCCGCCAGATAGAGGCAAAGGCCCTAAGAAAACTTCGTCACCCCAGCAGAAGCAAAAAACTTAAGGATTTTCTCGAGTAG
- a CDS encoding RNA-binding S4 domain-containing protein, producing the protein MRLDKFLKLSKLVKRRTVAQEMAEIGAVRINKRDSKPSSSVSVGDLIEIAYPRRIVTVRVLTSDETAIKRNAVAYEFVEEKKADQDGRPW; encoded by the coding sequence ATGAGACTTGATAAATTTCTCAAATTGTCAAAACTTGTAAAGCGTCGGACTGTTGCTCAGGAAATGGCTGAAATTGGGGCTGTACGCATAAATAAGAGGGACAGCAAACCATCATCAAGTGTCTCTGTTGGCGATTTGATTGAAATAGCTTATCCGCGGAGGATCGTTACAGTACGTGTCCTGACTTCCGATGAAACAGCTATTAAACGAAATGCCGTTGCATATGAGTTTGTCGAAGAAAAAAAAGCAGACCAGGATGGGCGTCCATGGTAA
- the eno gene encoding phosphopyruvate hydratase, which translates to MSSIVNVHGREILDSRGFPTVEVEVTLDSGIVGQASVPSGTSTGTYESYELRDGDNGRYMGRGVQKAVRNINEVIALEIRGFDPLEQDLIDSALIALDGTLQKKRLGANAILGTSLATARAAANSLGIPLWRYLGGLNADLLPTPLMNVINGGMHANNNLNIQEFLIIPYGAQSFAEALRMGAETYHSLKKILIKYNKTTGTGDEGGFSCDFRDQEEALDLLVMAISDAGYQPGHQISIGLDIAANQFCSDGGYKFPGSDYKYTSGELIDIYELLCSKYPIISIEDGLSEDDWQGWTAMTERLSGKIQLIGDDLFVTHKDRLLIGMEKKAANAVLVKPNQIGTLSEVLSVVDIARRGGYRTIISHRSGETADSFIADLAVATGAGQIKAGAPRGMDRLSKYNRLLRIEESIQGRSQFAGMPK; encoded by the coding sequence TTGTCATCTATTGTCAATGTGCACGGCAGAGAGATCCTTGATTCACGCGGGTTTCCTACCGTTGAAGTTGAAGTTACGCTTGACTCCGGCATAGTGGGGCAGGCAAGTGTCCCGTCAGGTACGTCGACAGGAACGTATGAATCCTATGAGCTTCGTGACGGCGATAACGGCAGATATATGGGGCGTGGCGTTCAGAAGGCCGTCAGAAATATCAATGAAGTGATAGCTTTGGAGATCAGAGGGTTTGACCCTCTGGAACAGGATCTTATAGACAGTGCTCTTATCGCGTTGGACGGTACACTTCAAAAAAAACGTCTCGGAGCAAATGCAATTCTCGGCACATCTCTTGCTACAGCACGTGCTGCGGCTAATTCCCTTGGGATCCCTCTGTGGCGTTATCTGGGAGGTCTAAACGCAGACCTGCTTCCGACTCCGCTTATGAACGTTATCAACGGTGGTATGCATGCAAACAACAACCTCAATATACAGGAATTTCTTATAATACCGTACGGGGCGCAGAGCTTTGCAGAGGCACTGCGTATGGGTGCTGAGACGTATCATTCACTAAAAAAAATCCTCATTAAATATAACAAGACGACCGGTACGGGCGATGAAGGCGGTTTCTCCTGTGACTTCAGGGATCAGGAAGAAGCCCTTGACCTTCTCGTAATGGCTATAAGCGATGCGGGTTACCAGCCAGGACATCAGATCTCCATTGGCCTGGATATTGCAGCTAATCAGTTCTGCTCGGACGGGGGATATAAGTTTCCGGGCAGCGACTACAAATATACGTCGGGAGAACTCATAGATATCTATGAGCTGCTATGCTCAAAATATCCGATCATATCCATAGAGGATGGACTTTCGGAGGATGATTGGCAGGGTTGGACTGCAATGACTGAGCGTCTTTCGGGAAAGATACAGCTTATAGGCGACGATCTGTTCGTCACGCACAAGGACAGGCTCCTGATAGGAATGGAAAAAAAAGCTGCGAATGCCGTGTTGGTAAAGCCGAACCAGATAGGCACGCTAAGTGAAGTGCTCAGCGTTGTAGACATCGCAAGACGCGGCGGATACAGGACCATCATATCCCACCGTTCCGGGGAAACAGCAGACAGCTTTATAGCTGATCTTGCCGTAGCAACGGGGGCCGGCCAGATCAAGGCAGGGGCTCCTCGAGGTATGGATCGGCTAAGTAAATACAATCGGCTGCTGAGGATCGAAGAATCAATACAGGGACGATCTCAGTTTGCCGGAATGCCTAAGTAA